A stretch of the Vigna radiata var. radiata cultivar VC1973A chromosome 7, Vradiata_ver6, whole genome shotgun sequence genome encodes the following:
- the LOC106766799 gene encoding UDP-glucose 6-dehydrogenase 1, protein MVKICGIGAGYVGGPTMAVIALKCPSIEVAVVDISESRISAWNSKKLPFYEPGLEEVVNQCRGKNLLFSSDVEKHVYEADIIFVSVNTPTKIKGIGAGKAADLTYWESAARMIADVSNSDKIVVEKSTVPVRTAEAIGKILSENSKSKGIKYQILSNPEFLSEGTAIQDLLNPDRVLIGGNQDPQGLDAIQKLKDIYAYWVPQDRIITTNLWSAELSKLADNAFLAQRISSINAMSALCEATGAEVSQVSLALGKNTKIGPKFLNASVGFGGSCFQKDIMNLVYICESNGLTQVGNYWKEVIKVNEYQKSRFVHRVVTSMFNTVSGKKIGILGFAFKKDTSDTRKSPAIDVCKGLLGDNACLSIYDPRVTEHQIEKELCMDGVECVNVVGDAYEATRDAHGLCILTEWDEFKTIDYQRVYQNMEKPAFVFDGRNILDVHKLREIGFIVYSIGNPLDQCLININIIN, encoded by the coding sequence TACAATGGCTGTGATTGCCCTGAAATGTCCGTCGATTGAAGTGGCTGTGGTTGACATATCGGAGTCTCGCATATCAGCCTGGAATAGCAAGAAACTACCTTTTTATGAGCCTGGCCTAGAAGAAGTGGTGAATCAGTGTAGAGGAAAGAATCTCCTCTTCAGCAGCGATGTGGAAAAGCACGTTTATGAAGCAGACATAATCTTTGTTTCAGTTAACACCCCCACAAAAATCAAAGGAATCGGAGCTGGTAAAGCTGCAGACTTAACTTATTGGGAAAGTGCGGCTAGGATGATAGCTGATGTTTCCAACTCTGATAAGATTGTTGTCGAGAAATCCACTGTCCCAGTGAGAACAGCTGAGGCAATTGGGAAAATCCTAAGTGAAAACAGTAAAAGCAAGGGAATCAAGTACCAAATTCTGTCAAATCCTGAGTTTCTCTCTGAGGGAACAGCTATTCAAGACCTTCTGAACCCTGACCGGGTTCTTATTGGAGGGAACCAAGACCCTCAAGGTTTAGATGCAATCCAAAAGTTGAAGGACATATACGCTTATTGGGTGCCTCAAGACAGAATCATAACAACAAATTTGTGGTCGGCAGAACTGTCCAAGTTAGCTGACAATGCCTTCTTAGCTCAAAGGATTTCATCTATCAATGCTATGTCAGCTTTATGTGAAGCCACCGGGGCCGAAGTCTCACAAGTTTCTCTTGCTCTCGGGAAAAACACCAAAATTGGGCCAAAGTTTCTGAATGCCAGTGTTGGTTTTGGTGGTTCTTGCTTTCAAAAGGACATAATGAACTTGGTGTACATATGTGAGAGCAATGGTCTCACCCAAGTGGGAAATTACTGGAAAGAAGTGATCAAGGTGAATGAGTACCAAAAGAGTAGGTTTGTGCACAGGGTTGTGACTTCAATGTTCAACACAGTTTCTGGTAAGAAGATTGGAATTCTGGGGTTTGCCTTCAAGAAGGACACGAGTGACACAAGGAAAAGTCCTGCAATTGATGTTTGCAAAGGTCTTTTGGGAGATAATGCGTGTTTGAGCATCTATGATCCACGCGTTACTGAGCATCAGATTGAAAAGGAGCTGTGTATGGATGGTGTTGAATGTGTTAATGTTGTTGGAGATGCTTATGAGGCAACTAGAGATGCTCATGGACTATGCATTCTTACAGAGTGGGATGAGTTCAAGACAATTGACTATCAAAGAGTGTACCAGAACATGGAGAAACCAGCTTTTGTGTTTGATGGTAGAAACATCTTGGATGTTCACAAGTTAAGGGAAATTGGATTCATTGTTTACTCAATTGGGAACCCTTTAGACCAATGcctcatcaacatcaacatcatcaattga